A single region of the Plantactinospora soyae genome encodes:
- a CDS encoding bifunctional 3'-5' exonuclease/DNA polymerase, with protein MSDGAGRIHGVLVAVVRDEDGDGGLLQSLHPDGRLAGPAERVADVGAAVAARETAGRRPGEPPRWLWASTAATYPGLLRRGVRVDRCHDVELTEALLLGQAGRWGEPRGLAAAWARLTGAPVPADPPSRAAAPPGDGQGALFEMAYGPPPLGLDALVRVYADQQARIAETEHPGRFRLLVAAESAGALVAAEMGATGLPWRADVHDALLVELLGEPSPMGGPPRRLAELSARIAAAFGVRQLHAESPAELLRAFARAGFDLPNTRAWVLRGVDHPAVPLLLEYKELYRIWTAHGWTWREAWVRGGRFRPEYVPAGVVSGRWATRGGGALQIPKVVRRAVRADPGWRFVVADAGQLEPRVLAAVSGDARLAAAGGSGDLYAALARDSFGGDRGRAKLALLGAMYGQTGGEAIPALAVLRRSYPTAFEYVEAAARTGEGGGLVRSWLGRTCPPSSVSVRESEEGEGPVVESAGGDPFGPRARAAARARGRFTRNFVIQATAAEWALTLLAGLRNGLAGLRAGPAGAGGAELVFFQHDEVLVHCPAELADQVSALVHQAATQAGRLLFGDSPVRFPLDVSTVDCYADAA; from the coding sequence ATGTCGGACGGGGCGGGCAGAATCCACGGCGTGCTGGTGGCGGTGGTCCGAGACGAGGACGGCGACGGAGGTCTGCTCCAGTCGCTCCATCCGGACGGCCGGCTCGCCGGCCCCGCCGAGCGGGTCGCCGACGTCGGGGCGGCGGTCGCCGCCCGGGAGACCGCCGGCCGGAGGCCGGGCGAGCCGCCGCGCTGGCTCTGGGCCTCCACCGCCGCGACCTATCCGGGGCTGCTGCGTCGGGGCGTCCGGGTGGACCGGTGTCACGACGTCGAACTGACCGAGGCGCTGCTGCTCGGCCAGGCTGGGCGCTGGGGCGAGCCGCGTGGGCTGGCCGCGGCGTGGGCCCGGCTGACGGGTGCGCCGGTGCCGGCCGATCCACCATCCCGGGCCGCCGCGCCCCCCGGGGACGGCCAGGGCGCCCTTTTCGAGATGGCGTACGGGCCGCCGCCGCTCGGGCTCGACGCGCTGGTCCGGGTGTACGCCGACCAGCAGGCCCGGATCGCCGAGACCGAGCATCCGGGCCGGTTCCGGCTCCTGGTCGCGGCCGAGTCCGCCGGTGCCCTGGTCGCCGCCGAGATGGGCGCGACCGGGTTGCCCTGGCGGGCCGACGTACACGACGCGCTCCTGGTCGAGCTGCTCGGTGAACCGTCGCCGATGGGTGGGCCGCCCCGCCGGCTCGCCGAGCTGTCCGCGCGGATCGCGGCGGCGTTCGGCGTACGGCAGCTGCACGCCGAGTCGCCGGCCGAACTGCTCCGCGCCTTCGCTCGGGCCGGCTTCGACCTGCCCAACACCCGGGCCTGGGTGTTGCGTGGAGTGGATCATCCGGCGGTGCCACTGCTGCTCGAATACAAGGAGCTGTACCGGATCTGGACCGCGCACGGCTGGACCTGGCGGGAGGCATGGGTCCGGGGCGGCCGTTTCCGCCCGGAGTACGTACCGGCCGGGGTGGTCTCCGGTCGCTGGGCGACCCGGGGCGGCGGGGCGTTGCAGATCCCGAAGGTGGTCCGGCGGGCCGTTCGGGCCGATCCGGGGTGGCGGTTCGTGGTCGCCGACGCCGGTCAGTTGGAGCCCCGGGTGCTGGCGGCGGTATCCGGCGACGCCCGGCTGGCCGCTGCCGGCGGGTCCGGGGATCTCTACGCCGCGTTGGCCCGGGACAGCTTCGGTGGTGACCGGGGTCGGGCCAAGCTGGCCCTGCTCGGCGCGATGTACGGGCAGACCGGAGGTGAGGCGATCCCCGCGTTGGCGGTGCTCCGGCGCAGCTATCCGACCGCCTTCGAGTACGTCGAGGCCGCGGCGCGGACCGGGGAGGGCGGCGGGCTGGTGCGTTCCTGGCTCGGGCGTACCTGTCCACCGTCCTCGGTCTCGGTCCGGGAGTCGGAGGAGGGCGAGGGGCCGGTGGTCGAGTCGGCCGGCGGTGATCCGTTCGGTCCCCGGGCCAGGGCCGCCGCGCGGGCCCGGGGCCGGTTCACCCGCAACTTCGTCATCCAGGCCACGGCGGCGGAGTGGGCGCTGACCCTGCTCGCCGGGCTGCGGAACGGACTCGCTGGTCTTCGGGCCGGGCCGGCCGGGGCCGGTGGTGCCGAGTTGGTCTTCTTCCAGCACGACGAGGTCCTGGTGCACTGCCCGGCGGAGCTGGCCGACCAGGTCTCCGCCCTGGTGCACCAGGCGGCGACCCAGGCGGGACGGTTGTTGTTCGGCGACAGCCCGGTCCGGTTTCCGCTCGACGTGTCGACGGTGGACTGTTACGCCGATGCGGCATAA
- a CDS encoding GNAT family N-acetyltransferase, with product MPLLVPPVLPAGSLHSLRQPRLAAEGGLSLRPWRVDDAATVRAAFDCPEIQRWHIRRMDSDAEARDWTAQWPARWAAETDASWALVDGPADRPVGQVGLRNVTLVEGSAELSYWVLPAARGAGVAGRAVTALTRWAFDILGIHRLVLLHSTRNRASCRVAGKVGYPTEGVLRQAMLHADGWHDVHLHARLRSDGDRPAEPEPGQSRAS from the coding sequence ATGCCGTTGCTCGTCCCGCCGGTGCTTCCCGCCGGCTCGCTGCACTCCCTCCGTCAGCCCCGACTCGCCGCCGAGGGCGGGCTGAGCCTGCGGCCGTGGCGCGTGGACGACGCTGCGACCGTACGGGCCGCGTTCGACTGTCCCGAGATCCAGCGGTGGCATATCCGCCGGATGGACAGCGACGCCGAGGCGCGGGACTGGACGGCGCAGTGGCCGGCCCGCTGGGCGGCGGAGACGGACGCGAGCTGGGCTCTCGTCGACGGGCCCGCAGACCGGCCGGTCGGGCAGGTCGGGCTGCGCAACGTCACCCTGGTCGAGGGAAGCGCCGAGCTTTCCTACTGGGTGCTGCCCGCCGCCCGGGGCGCGGGCGTCGCCGGACGGGCGGTCACCGCGCTGACCCGCTGGGCCTTCGACATCCTCGGCATCCACCGGCTGGTCCTGCTGCACTCGACCCGGAACCGGGCCTCCTGCCGGGTGGCCGGCAAGGTGGGCTACCCGACTGAGGGGGTACTGCGGCAGGCGATGCTGCACGCGGACGGATGGCACGACGTACACCTGCATGCCCGGCTGCGCTCCGACGGGGACCGCCCGGCGGAGCCCGAGCCGGGGCAGAGCCGGGCAAGCTGA
- a CDS encoding PadR family transcriptional regulator, protein MREPTYFILAALQDEPLHGYAIVKRAQDLSGGRVRLTTGTLYAALDRLTGEEMVRVAEEAVVNGRARRTYELTERGLSALREEAARMAAAARVVRDRSVRSTAATGRTVPA, encoded by the coding sequence ATGCGTGAACCCACATACTTCATCCTCGCCGCGCTGCAGGACGAGCCGTTGCACGGCTACGCCATCGTCAAGCGCGCGCAGGACCTGTCTGGCGGGCGGGTGCGGTTGACGACCGGCACGCTGTACGCCGCGTTGGACCGGCTTACCGGCGAGGAGATGGTGCGAGTGGCCGAGGAGGCGGTGGTTAACGGCCGCGCCCGTCGCACCTACGAGCTGACCGAGCGCGGGTTGTCCGCACTGCGTGAGGAGGCGGCGCGGATGGCCGCTGCGGCTCGGGTCGTTCGAGACCGTTCCGTGCGGTCGACGGCCGCGACGGGGCGGACGGTGCCGGCGTGA
- a CDS encoding VOC family protein, with protein MTIRRAVPDITTADPVASSGFYQLLGFREEMNLGWVVNLVSPSNPTAQIILITKDAAAPVNPDLSVEVDDVDAAYEAVRATGAEIVHPITDEEWGVRRFFVRDPDGKVVNVVGHR; from the coding sequence ATGACGATCCGCCGTGCCGTGCCCGATATCACCACCGCCGACCCGGTCGCGAGCAGCGGCTTCTACCAGCTCCTGGGCTTCCGGGAGGAGATGAACCTGGGGTGGGTGGTCAACCTGGTTTCGCCGTCCAACCCCACCGCCCAGATCATCCTCATCACCAAAGACGCGGCGGCGCCGGTAAACCCGGACCTCAGCGTGGAGGTCGATGACGTCGACGCCGCCTACGAGGCGGTACGCGCGACGGGCGCGGAGATCGTGCACCCGATTACCGACGAGGAGTGGGGCGTCCGGCGCTTCTTCGTCCGTGACCCGGACGGCAAGGTGGTCAACGTCGTCGGCCACCGCTGA
- a CDS encoding SMI1/KNR4 family protein, protein MPSIYDVATWEMLVRLMRAGGGAVGPVHGHVSPAGWSVPGPHHDWRTMHAAVEPVLGALAEDGREDISFVLDGSALYLIETGPAVDGLGVNAGSLLLVEGAVPEPWRRLPSPTPGAAVSPSTDLALLERHLRERLPTVRGATGAEIAAVEARLGVALPEELKVLYRVVRAGREDPRDGLLEALGFELVGPDSIFVADAASRPCPWEFAAMEAVITGPDALVQGVVGSPGWIAFASTCGGDLYAIDLTPGPRGYRGQVILINHEESVGAVPIAESLTDLMVREREYDYPDPTGDQTPVIADATDGNLSVHPDLEVLGVGSSKAGPFRLAPFAGLPRLRTLVAVPGSLADPREVALLTGLEYLELDLDDWRVLLDADAVPRGLSAAGVRARIQDLLAVADLSNELLARWNRPLITRTTLSVRS, encoded by the coding sequence ATGCCCTCGATCTACGACGTCGCCACGTGGGAAATGCTGGTCCGGCTGATGCGGGCCGGCGGCGGCGCCGTCGGCCCGGTGCACGGCCACGTCAGCCCGGCCGGGTGGAGCGTTCCCGGTCCCCACCACGACTGGCGCACCATGCACGCGGCTGTCGAGCCCGTGCTCGGCGCCCTGGCCGAGGACGGCCGGGAGGATATCTCCTTCGTGCTGGACGGGTCTGCGCTGTACCTGATCGAAACCGGTCCTGCCGTGGACGGCCTCGGCGTCAACGCGGGGTCGCTCCTGCTGGTCGAGGGCGCGGTTCCGGAGCCTTGGCGTCGCCTGCCGTCGCCGACACCCGGGGCGGCGGTGTCCCCGTCGACCGATCTGGCGCTGCTGGAGCGGCACCTCCGCGAGCGGCTGCCGACGGTCCGGGGTGCCACCGGGGCGGAGATCGCCGCGGTCGAGGCGCGACTCGGCGTCGCCCTGCCCGAGGAACTCAAGGTGCTCTACCGCGTGGTCCGGGCCGGCCGGGAGGATCCCCGCGACGGCCTGCTCGAGGCGCTCGGTTTCGAGCTGGTGGGGCCGGACAGCATCTTCGTCGCCGACGCCGCGTCCCGGCCCTGCCCGTGGGAGTTCGCGGCCATGGAAGCTGTGATCACAGGACCGGACGCCCTGGTGCAGGGCGTGGTCGGCTCACCCGGCTGGATCGCGTTCGCCAGCACCTGTGGAGGCGACCTATACGCTATCGACCTCACCCCGGGCCCGCGCGGCTACCGGGGACAGGTGATCCTGATCAACCACGAGGAGAGCGTCGGCGCCGTGCCGATCGCGGAATCGCTCACCGACTTGATGGTGCGCGAGCGGGAGTACGACTACCCCGACCCCACCGGTGACCAGACCCCGGTGATCGCCGACGCCACGGACGGGAACCTGTCCGTTCACCCCGACCTGGAGGTGCTCGGCGTCGGATCGTCGAAGGCCGGGCCGTTCCGCCTCGCGCCCTTCGCGGGACTGCCTCGGCTGCGCACCCTCGTAGCCGTCCCTGGCAGTCTCGCCGACCCGCGCGAGGTCGCGTTGCTGACCGGGCTGGAATACCTGGAACTCGACCTGGACGATTGGCGGGTGCTGCTGGACGCCGACGCCGTTCCGAGGGGTCTGTCCGCCGCCGGAGTCCGGGCGAGGATTCAGGACCTGCTCGCGGTCGCGGATCTGTCGAACGAGTTGCTGGCCCGGTGGAACCGTCCGCTAATCACTCGCACCACTCTCAGCGTCCGGTCATGA
- a CDS encoding helix-turn-helix domain-containing protein, protein MARFTPATPRSRRLGRELRRLRDAARLTLEEAGKRIGSSGSRIQRIESGDIKVRPGDVMELLVAYGVAIDGEPGESLLVMARELREAGWWQRLDALPSRYATMIAYEEEAAQIHNFEPVLIPGLLQTEAYARAVISVGQEMNAQAIDQRVQARMTRQAILTRKDHYPKLDVVVAEAALMVEVGGTEVMREQLDHLAEVSRQTNITIRMLRFAAGAHMANHGGFLILESLNDPPLGYIDTLAGALFLESPNETNRLTVVYNHLKELAMSPAESVKFIKERSRAMA, encoded by the coding sequence ATGGCCCGCTTCACTCCCGCAACGCCCCGGAGCCGCCGCCTCGGTCGCGAACTCAGGCGACTTCGCGACGCCGCAAGGCTTACGTTGGAGGAGGCCGGGAAGCGGATCGGCAGTTCTGGATCACGAATCCAGCGCATCGAGTCGGGTGACATCAAGGTCAGGCCCGGCGACGTCATGGAACTGCTCGTCGCCTACGGCGTAGCGATCGACGGCGAGCCTGGCGAGTCGCTCCTCGTAATGGCCCGCGAGCTGCGTGAGGCCGGATGGTGGCAGCGGTTGGACGCTCTACCGTCCCGTTACGCAACCATGATCGCCTACGAGGAAGAGGCTGCCCAGATCCACAACTTCGAGCCGGTGCTGATCCCTGGACTGCTCCAGACCGAGGCGTACGCCCGCGCCGTGATCAGCGTTGGCCAGGAGATGAACGCTCAGGCGATCGACCAACGCGTACAAGCGCGGATGACCCGGCAAGCCATCCTCACCAGGAAGGATCACTACCCGAAGCTGGATGTCGTTGTGGCGGAGGCCGCGCTGATGGTTGAGGTCGGCGGTACGGAGGTCATGCGTGAGCAGCTCGACCACCTGGCCGAGGTCAGCCGTCAAACGAACATCACGATCCGGATGCTTCGGTTCGCCGCCGGGGCACACATGGCCAACCACGGCGGCTTCCTGATCCTGGAGTCTCTCAACGATCCACCGCTCGGCTACATCGACACCCTGGCCGGCGCCTTGTTCCTGGAGTCCCCCAACGAGACCAACCGGTTGACCGTCGTGTACAACCACCTCAAGGAGCTGGCGATGTCTCCGGCAGAGTCAGTCAAGTTCATCAAGGAGCGATCCCGTGCAATGGCGTAA
- a CDS encoding DUF397 domain-containing protein has protein sequence MQWRKSSKSNSDGNCVEVATPPQVVMVRDSKDQAGPALTFSPTAWRAFVRHVPAC, from the coding sequence GTGCAATGGCGTAAGTCCTCGAAGTCGAACAGCGACGGCAACTGCGTCGAGGTTGCCACACCGCCCCAGGTCGTCATGGTGCGCGACAGCAAGGACCAGGCCGGTCCGGCGCTGACGTTCAGCCCGACCGCATGGCGGGCATTCGTCCGGCACGTCCCGGCCTGCTGA
- a CDS encoding carbohydrate ABC transporter permease — protein MTTKTDRPATGSGTGKPTAGGRNGRDRQVKSEVRLFSSLGHVALVVWAVIVIVPILWTFLASFKNTTEIFSSPWTLPAELRWENWSRAWTQARVGKFFINSVIVVTCGVAGTMLLGSMAAYVLARYKFVGNRFVYYLFVSGLAFPVFLALVPLFFVVDNLGLLNTHTGLVLVYIAYSLPFTVFFLAAFFKTLPTSVAEAGMIDGCSHTRLFFQVMLPMAKPGLISVGIFNIIGQWSQYQLPLVLLSNAEDKWVLTQGIADISTNAGYEADWSGLFAALTMAILPMILVYAIFQRQIQGGLTAGALK, from the coding sequence ATGACGACCAAGACCGACCGCCCGGCGACCGGCTCGGGAACAGGGAAGCCGACCGCCGGAGGCCGCAACGGCCGGGACCGGCAGGTCAAGTCCGAGGTACGGCTCTTCTCCAGCCTCGGCCACGTCGCCCTGGTGGTGTGGGCGGTGATCGTCATCGTGCCGATCCTGTGGACCTTCCTGGCCTCGTTCAAGAACACCACGGAGATCTTCAGCAGCCCCTGGACGCTCCCCGCCGAACTGCGCTGGGAGAACTGGAGCCGCGCCTGGACCCAGGCCCGGGTCGGCAAGTTCTTCATCAACAGCGTGATCGTGGTGACCTGCGGGGTCGCCGGCACCATGCTGCTGGGCTCGATGGCCGCCTACGTACTGGCCCGCTACAAGTTCGTCGGCAACCGGTTCGTCTACTACCTGTTCGTCTCCGGGTTGGCGTTCCCGGTGTTCCTGGCGCTGGTGCCGCTCTTCTTCGTGGTGGACAACCTCGGGCTGCTCAACACGCACACCGGGCTGGTCCTGGTGTACATCGCCTACTCGCTGCCGTTCACGGTCTTCTTCCTGGCGGCCTTCTTCAAGACCCTGCCGACGTCGGTGGCCGAGGCCGGCATGATCGACGGCTGCTCGCACACCCGACTGTTCTTCCAGGTGATGCTGCCGATGGCCAAGCCCGGCCTGATCAGCGTCGGGATCTTCAACATCATCGGGCAGTGGTCGCAGTACCAGCTTCCGCTGGTACTGCTCTCCAACGCCGAGGACAAGTGGGTGCTCACCCAGGGCATCGCCGACATCTCGACCAACGCCGGATACGAGGCGGACTGGTCCGGCCTGTTCGCGGCGCTGACCATGGCCATCCTGCCGATGATCCTCGTCTACGCGATCTTCCAGCGGCAGATCCAGGGCGGCCTCACCGCAGGCGCGCTCAAGTAG
- a CDS encoding carbohydrate ABC transporter permease — MRQGKYPFVIGFLALPVLLYSVFVIAPYVQAFQLAMTNWRGVGAPEWVGFDNFQRLFEDEAFWKAVQHHGILLLALPLITIAIALYFAFMLNVGGGSRSGQRVGVRGSGFYRVVFFFPQVLAVAIIAVLFQMVYRPNESGLINGVLMKLGLDPVFFLIRPNLALWSIIGVLVWQAVGFYVVLFSAGMASIPTEIYEAAEMDGASRVTLFFRVTLPLLWDTLQVAWVYLGIAAFDCFAIVAVLSVDSGGPDGATTVLAVEIYRNAFTYSRFGYASAMGVALFFLTLTFAALTLRVSKRESVEY; from the coding sequence ATGCGGCAGGGCAAGTACCCGTTCGTGATCGGCTTCCTGGCGTTGCCGGTACTGCTGTATTCGGTCTTCGTGATCGCGCCGTACGTCCAGGCGTTCCAGCTCGCGATGACGAACTGGCGGGGCGTCGGCGCGCCGGAGTGGGTCGGTTTCGACAACTTCCAGAGGCTGTTCGAGGACGAGGCCTTCTGGAAGGCGGTCCAGCACCACGGGATACTGCTGCTTGCCCTGCCGCTGATCACCATCGCCATCGCGTTGTACTTCGCGTTCATGCTGAACGTCGGCGGTGGCAGCCGGAGCGGGCAACGGGTCGGGGTCCGGGGTTCCGGGTTCTACCGGGTGGTGTTCTTCTTCCCCCAGGTGCTCGCGGTGGCGATCATCGCGGTGCTGTTCCAGATGGTCTACCGGCCGAACGAGTCGGGCCTGATCAACGGCGTGCTGATGAAGCTCGGCCTCGATCCGGTCTTCTTCCTGATCAGACCGAACCTCGCCCTGTGGTCGATCATCGGGGTGCTGGTCTGGCAGGCGGTCGGCTTCTACGTGGTGCTCTTCTCGGCCGGGATGGCGTCGATCCCGACCGAGATCTACGAGGCCGCCGAGATGGACGGCGCCAGCCGGGTCACGCTCTTCTTCCGGGTGACCCTGCCACTGCTCTGGGACACCCTCCAGGTGGCCTGGGTCTACCTGGGCATCGCGGCGTTCGACTGCTTCGCCATCGTCGCGGTGCTCTCCGTCGACAGCGGTGGCCCGGACGGGGCCACCACCGTGCTGGCGGTGGAGATCTACCGCAACGCCTTCACCTACAGCCGGTTCGGGTACGCCTCGGCCATGGGTGTGGCGCTGTTCTTCCTGACCCTCACGTTCGCGGCGCTGACGCTGCGGGTGTCCAAGCGGGAGAGCGTCGAGTACTGA
- the ngcE gene encoding N-acetylglucosamine/diacetylchitobiose ABC transporter substrate-binding protein has protein sequence MSASPDHTSDRVDPSATTGAGLPAALSASRRTVLRRAAAVGLLAIPAAGFLGACATSGGDDEGTTEQDTGTKSATNPLGVKEDAALEIIIFNGGYGEKYATDVHEKLYQTAFPKAQIKHQATQAVSTVLQPRFAAGDPPEFVNNSGEKFLDFGALVADGQMQDLTELWDAPSVDDPSKKVRDTLIPGVVEQGMFSTPDGSRKPYVLYYVSTVYGIWYSGKLFKDNSWTAPTTWEQFTALCEQIKGKGITPFGYAGANAAYYMWNVILTQAAKVGGPDVLKNIDNLEADAWKADSVIQSAKAWAEIGAKYGDKSFEGLKHTDVQLRQNQGKLAFYPSGDWLENEQKKDTPAGFEYQLMAVPSLTASDKLPAGAIRAAGGEGYFVSAKSKNPRGGMEYMRQMLSKAGTRGFTETVGAATVVPAGSEGYQFPPGVASSQAALKTAGANVFNMMFDNWYKELDTEARTATNELMFGRASAEQWAERIQKRADTIKGDSSVAKFKR, from the coding sequence ATGTCCGCAAGCCCCGACCACACGTCGGACCGCGTTGACCCGTCGGCCACCACCGGAGCGGGCCTGCCGGCCGCGCTGAGCGCCAGCCGGCGTACGGTGCTGCGCCGGGCCGCCGCCGTCGGACTGCTGGCCATCCCGGCCGCCGGGTTCCTCGGCGCCTGCGCCACCAGTGGTGGCGACGACGAGGGCACCACCGAGCAGGACACCGGCACCAAGAGCGCCACCAACCCGCTCGGGGTCAAGGAAGACGCCGCGCTGGAGATCATCATCTTCAACGGCGGCTACGGCGAGAAGTACGCCACCGACGTCCACGAGAAGCTGTACCAGACGGCCTTCCCGAAGGCCCAGATCAAGCACCAGGCGACCCAGGCGGTCTCCACGGTGCTCCAGCCGCGCTTCGCGGCCGGTGACCCGCCGGAGTTCGTCAACAACTCGGGGGAGAAGTTCCTCGACTTCGGCGCGCTGGTCGCCGACGGCCAGATGCAGGACCTGACCGAGCTCTGGGACGCGCCGTCGGTCGACGACCCGAGCAAGAAGGTCCGGGACACCCTCATCCCCGGCGTCGTCGAGCAGGGCATGTTCAGCACCCCGGACGGTTCGCGCAAGCCCTACGTCCTGTACTACGTCTCGACCGTGTACGGCATCTGGTACTCGGGCAAGCTGTTCAAGGACAACAGCTGGACCGCCCCCACCACCTGGGAGCAGTTCACCGCGCTCTGCGAGCAGATCAAGGGCAAGGGCATCACCCCGTTCGGGTACGCCGGGGCGAACGCGGCCTACTACATGTGGAACGTCATCCTCACCCAGGCCGCCAAGGTCGGCGGGCCGGACGTACTGAAGAACATCGACAACCTGGAGGCGGATGCCTGGAAGGCCGACTCGGTCATCCAGTCCGCCAAGGCGTGGGCCGAGATCGGCGCCAAGTACGGTGACAAGAGCTTCGAGGGGCTCAAGCACACCGACGTGCAGCTGCGGCAGAACCAGGGCAAGCTCGCCTTCTACCCCAGCGGCGACTGGCTGGAGAACGAGCAGAAGAAGGACACGCCGGCCGGCTTCGAGTACCAGCTCATGGCGGTGCCCAGCCTGACCGCGTCGGACAAGCTGCCGGCCGGTGCGATCCGGGCCGCCGGTGGTGAGGGGTACTTCGTCTCGGCCAAGAGCAAGAACCCGCGTGGCGGCATGGAGTACATGCGGCAGATGCTCTCCAAGGCGGGTACCCGGGGCTTCACCGAGACCGTCGGGGCGGCCACCGTGGTGCCGGCCGGCAGCGAGGGCTACCAGTTCCCGCCGGGCGTGGCCAGCTCGCAGGCAGCGCTGAAGACCGCCGGTGCGAACGTGTTCAACATGATGTTCGACAACTGGTACAAGGAGCTGGACACTGAGGCCCGGACCGCGACCAACGAGCTGATGTTCGGTCGCGCCTCGGCCGAGCAGTGGGCCGAGCGGATTCAGAAGCGCGCGGACACCATCAAGGGCGACAGCAGCGTCGCCAAGTTCAAGCGCTGA
- a CDS encoding MurR/RpiR family transcriptional regulator has product MVEQKADTIAGTAVVDAEPDRRAAAGLSPADSVLVRVRARLTEFTGALQRVAEQVLSDPAAAARATIVELAERSGTSPATVTRFCRAMGFEGYADLRLGIAAETGRAHTAGWSVDIGREIQPTDPLERVLGQIIAADTQAMHDTATLLDLGEVERAAEAIAGATRVNIFGASGSALVGEEMQFSLHRIGVAAWAWNDVHEGLAGAALLRAGDVALGISHTGQTRETIETLAEAGSHGAVTVALTGFARSPLAELADIVLLTASQATTFRPDGLSARHPQLVVLDLLYIAVAQRTYDRAHAAFQRTAQAVGGHKAAKEARQ; this is encoded by the coding sequence ATGGTCGAGCAGAAGGCGGACACCATCGCGGGGACCGCGGTGGTCGATGCCGAGCCCGACCGCCGGGCCGCCGCCGGGCTCTCGCCGGCGGACAGCGTGCTGGTCCGGGTCCGGGCCCGGCTGACCGAGTTCACCGGCGCGTTGCAGCGCGTCGCCGAGCAGGTACTCAGCGATCCGGCCGCCGCCGCCCGGGCCACCATCGTCGAGCTGGCCGAGCGCAGCGGCACCTCCCCGGCCACCGTTACCCGGTTCTGCCGGGCGATGGGATTCGAGGGGTACGCCGACCTCCGGCTCGGCATCGCCGCCGAGACCGGCCGGGCGCACACCGCCGGCTGGAGCGTCGACATCGGACGGGAGATCCAGCCGACCGACCCGCTGGAGCGGGTGCTCGGCCAGATCATCGCGGCCGACACCCAGGCCATGCACGACACCGCCACGCTGCTGGACCTGGGCGAGGTGGAACGGGCCGCCGAGGCGATCGCCGGAGCCACCCGGGTCAACATCTTCGGTGCCAGCGGCAGTGCCCTGGTCGGCGAGGAGATGCAGTTCAGCCTGCACCGGATCGGCGTCGCGGCGTGGGCCTGGAACGACGTACACGAGGGGTTGGCCGGCGCGGCGCTGCTCCGCGCCGGCGACGTGGCCCTGGGCATCTCGCACACCGGCCAGACCCGCGAGACGATCGAGACCCTCGCCGAGGCGGGCAGCCACGGCGCCGTCACGGTGGCGCTGACCGGCTTCGCCCGCTCGCCGCTGGCCGAGCTGGCCGACATCGTCCTGCTCACCGCCAGCCAGGCGACCACCTTCCGGCCGGACGGACTCTCCGCCCGGCACCCGCAGCTCGTCGTGCTCGACCTGCTCTACATCGCCGTCGCCCAGCGGACCTACGACCGGGCCCACGCCGCGTTCCAGCGGACGGCCCAGGCCGTCGGCGGGCACAAGGCGGCGAAGGAGGCGCGGCAGTGA